From the Cryptosporangium phraense genome, one window contains:
- a CDS encoding cupin domain-containing protein, which produces MTDQFWFLGGKARILIPGEATHGAISVMEFADTEKHAPPLHIHDNEDEIWTVLDGEISFFVGDDRYDLEPGNVALGPRGVPHAYLVRSPLARMAVSFAPAGLEKWFSGNSSPVITGDDVPAPFDIGSIVAAAEAYQLRVAGPPPVS; this is translated from the coding sequence ATGACCGACCAGTTCTGGTTCCTCGGCGGCAAGGCCCGGATCCTGATCCCGGGCGAGGCCACGCACGGAGCGATCAGCGTCATGGAGTTCGCCGACACCGAGAAGCACGCCCCGCCGCTGCACATCCACGACAACGAGGACGAGATCTGGACCGTGCTCGACGGCGAGATCAGCTTCTTCGTCGGCGACGACCGGTACGACCTGGAGCCGGGCAACGTGGCGCTCGGCCCGCGCGGGGTGCCGCACGCGTACCTGGTGCGGTCTCCACTGGCCCGGATGGCTGTTTCGTTCGCCCCGGCCGGGCTGGAGAAGTGGTTCTCCGGGAACAGCTCGCCGGTGATCACCGGCGACGACGTTCCGGCTCCGTTCGACATCGGCTCGATCGTCGCGGCGGCCGAGGCGTATCAGCTGCGCGTGGCCGGCCCGCCGCCGGTTTCTTAG